The region TTATGAATCTCTTCAAGATCATCGTTACTCAAATGGTAAAAAGATAAAAATACATTTGTATCAATAAATAAATTTTTCAACGATAACTCCTATAGTTATGAATGTAGCCCTAACGCTTGGCTTTGCGGCGTGCCGGAGCGCAGCGTAGGTTCGTCCGCCAACAGCCACTGGTTATGTGATGGTAGCTCAATCTAGTAGCCCCTCGAACGCTGGCACTTTCTCTAACTCCCCATCCCAGACAGCTTTGCTGGATGAAAAGATATGGGCTGTTGGCGCCATAGATATTTCAGTGTCCAAGCATCCTGCGGGAACGACGAGCAAGCCTGGGATCTGAGTGTTTGGCAATGCTGAGCCACACAGTTTACAAAAGCTTTTGGTATGACGAGTGCCTGGAAGCGTAAAGGAAGTCACAGCACCTGCACCCGACCGCCAGAGCAATTTAGCTGACTGTGAGAATAGGCT is a window of Oceanisphaera sp. IT1-181 DNA encoding:
- a CDS encoding GFA family protein, giving the protein MVGILMTDYFGSCLCGTVSFEVKGDFDSFYLCHCQHCQKDTGSAHAASLFSQSAKLLWRSGAGAVTSFTLPGTRHTKSFCKLCGSALPNTQIPGLLVVPAGCLDTEISMAPTAHIFSSSKAVWDGELEKVPAFEGLLD